In a genomic window of Meiothermus sp. QL-1:
- a CDS encoding SufS family cysteine desulfurase has translation MTHLAETLRQDFPLLARHPHLVYLNSAATSQKPQRVIEAIERYYREQNASIHRGAYALSAQASEAYENARRTLARFIGAEPHEIIFVRNTTEALNLVAYAWGLRHLRRGDVILLTEMEHHANLVPWHLVAEHTGAAIRAIPLRPDEGVLELEALAQLLDERVRVVSLTHVSNVLGTVNPVAEVARAAKAVGALVVVDGAQAAPHKPVRVRELGADFYAFSGHKMLGPTGIGVLWGRREVLEGLGPFLGGGGMIEEVYVDRSTYAAPPARFEAGTPPVAEAIGLAAAAEYLLEQGLENIWQHEQALLHHALKRLEEELPEVRTFGPKGVARSGVVPFVLKGVHAHDVATVLDQHGIAVRAGHHCAQPLHRRLGVPATVRASFYLYTTQEEVDRFIEALKEVRAFFRGWF, from the coding sequence CATCCCCATCTGGTCTACCTCAACTCCGCCGCAACCAGCCAGAAGCCCCAGCGGGTCATCGAGGCCATCGAGCGCTACTACCGCGAGCAGAACGCCAGCATCCACCGGGGTGCTTATGCCCTCTCAGCCCAGGCCAGCGAAGCCTACGAAAATGCCCGCCGCACCCTGGCCCGCTTCATCGGGGCCGAGCCCCACGAGATCATCTTCGTGCGCAACACCACCGAGGCCCTGAACCTGGTGGCCTATGCCTGGGGCCTGCGCCACCTGCGCCGGGGGGATGTGATCCTGCTCACCGAGATGGAGCACCACGCCAACCTGGTCCCCTGGCACCTGGTGGCCGAGCACACCGGCGCTGCCATCCGGGCCATCCCCCTGCGGCCCGACGAGGGGGTGCTGGAGTTGGAAGCCCTGGCCCAGCTCCTCGACGAGCGGGTGCGGGTGGTGAGCCTCACCCACGTCTCCAACGTGCTGGGCACGGTCAACCCGGTGGCCGAGGTGGCCCGCGCGGCCAAGGCCGTGGGGGCGCTGGTGGTGGTGGACGGGGCCCAGGCCGCCCCCCACAAGCCCGTGCGGGTGCGGGAGCTGGGGGCCGACTTCTACGCCTTCTCCGGCCACAAGATGCTGGGGCCCACGGGAATCGGGGTGCTCTGGGGGCGGAGAGAGGTGCTGGAGGGGCTGGGCCCCTTCCTGGGGGGTGGGGGGATGATCGAGGAGGTTTACGTAGACCGCTCCACCTACGCCGCCCCCCCGGCTCGTTTCGAGGCCGGCACCCCGCCGGTGGCCGAGGCCATCGGGCTGGCGGCAGCGGCGGAGTACCTGCTAGAACAGGGGCTGGAAAACATCTGGCAGCACGAGCAGGCCCTGCTCCACCACGCCCTGAAGCGCCTGGAGGAAGAGCTGCCGGAGGTGCGCACCTTTGGCCCCAAAGGCGTGGCGCGCAGCGGGGTGGTGCCCTTCGTACTGAAAGGGGTGCACGCCCATGACGTGGCCACCGTGCTGGACCAGCACGGCATCGCAGTGCGGGCCGGCCACCACTGCGCCCAGCCGCTGCACCGCCGCCTGGGGGTACCCGCCACCGTGCGGGCCAGCTTCTACCTCTACACCACCCAGGAGGAGGTGGACCGCTTCATCGAGGCCCTAAAGGAGGTGCGGGCCTTCTTCAGGGGCTGGTTTTGA
- a CDS encoding EAL domain-containing protein, with the protein MGDGRSPVLCREPLKRLLARVGDPQLLRALLEAALEGGLEAMLARLARGLGVQWACLYRRNPHPVPLVVWAEEGVEGPLGLGADELRRAGFLSWLEAPLGPRGGLLMADRRSRTWRPGEEAFFCLAGRILEGRLEAGEKLETLERFVQEQLELLLKLSRDLSGPIDVATAIRRSVEIVAEAFGYNLVSIYLRQGDELVLQHQVGYAQWLERVPIGKGVMARCVLSGQPVLVEDAAQDPDFVYPMPGILSDVAIPLRVGGQTIGVLNVESTTRRLGPADLEILQAVGSGVSLFLERTLAARRLASAQADNLRLRLQTSAQARRLELLYALSRKLLSVQLAEEAVRYFVDELYESFGYALVAAYFQEGKVLVARHHRGYPLGYSRIPLGQGLTSRCFLSGESILLQDPLQDPAFLVVSDRVCSALFVPIRLGGRVVGTVNVEEERRLDEADLELVEGATALLQATLERIQTHATLAQSEQRFRALVEHLPVGVFLFELDALGIRYANPRMEELLGGRLEGLSLEQLWVGENVARNLARVEALRRGLPELPWVEQPLHRMDGSLLEAETTALALPQEGLALAMVQDISERKRARQQVEYLAYHDPLTGLLNRAGLAQKAGAFLQPGQRATLLYLDLNETKMVNDAYGHPAGDQLIQQVAERLRRLAPGGLVARVGGDEFVVLLGGWLEEGELLRLLQGILEAPFWVAERVLHLSLGAGSAYYPLHGESLAELMRAADVAMYQAKRTGQLWVGYTPLLDQDAGLRLEALQRLRAAVGQGQIAPHFQPIVWLEDGRWWGLEALARWEGGAPEQFIPLAEEAGLIQRLDRLMIRQALGAVRVPLRLALNLSPKTLLDDRFLPWLRRFRFRRGQLWLEVTERVLLDDPERVRKRLAALRARGVRIALDDFGSGYSSLAYLSELPIDLIKIDRRFVQRIGESRKAEALLHSVITLARNLGLLCLAEGIERPEQAAWLREAGCALGQGYWFGRPQPPSELLRTFKTSP; encoded by the coding sequence ATGGGGGATGGTCGCAGTCCGGTCTTGTGCAGGGAGCCCCTGAAGCGCCTTCTTGCCCGCGTGGGGGACCCCCAGCTCCTCAGGGCGCTGTTGGAGGCGGCCCTGGAGGGCGGCCTGGAGGCAATGCTGGCCCGGCTGGCCCGGGGGCTTGGGGTGCAGTGGGCCTGCCTGTACCGCCGGAATCCTCACCCTGTGCCGCTGGTCGTGTGGGCCGAGGAGGGGGTGGAGGGGCCCCTGGGGCTCGGCGCTGATGAGCTGCGACGGGCGGGCTTTTTGAGCTGGCTCGAGGCCCCGCTTGGGCCCCGGGGAGGACTCCTGATGGCCGACCGGCGGTCACGGACCTGGCGGCCTGGGGAAGAGGCCTTCTTCTGCTTGGCCGGCCGGATTTTGGAGGGGCGGCTGGAGGCCGGGGAGAAGCTGGAGACCCTGGAGCGCTTTGTTCAGGAACAGCTCGAGCTCTTGCTCAAGCTGAGCCGCGACCTCTCTGGTCCTATCGATGTTGCCACGGCCATCCGGCGCTCTGTGGAGATTGTGGCCGAGGCTTTTGGCTACAACCTGGTCTCCATCTATTTGCGCCAGGGCGACGAGCTGGTTTTGCAGCACCAGGTGGGCTACGCCCAGTGGCTGGAGCGGGTGCCCATCGGCAAGGGCGTCATGGCCCGCTGTGTGCTTTCCGGCCAGCCGGTGCTGGTTGAAGACGCTGCGCAGGACCCAGACTTCGTCTACCCCATGCCGGGGATTCTCTCCGACGTGGCCATCCCCCTCAGGGTGGGGGGGCAGACCATCGGGGTGCTCAACGTGGAGAGCACCACCCGCCGGCTGGGCCCCGCCGACCTGGAGATTCTGCAGGCGGTGGGCAGCGGGGTGAGCCTCTTTCTGGAGCGCACCCTGGCCGCTCGCCGCCTGGCCTCGGCCCAGGCCGACAACCTGCGCCTGCGCCTTCAGACCTCGGCCCAGGCCCGCCGCCTGGAGCTGCTTTATGCCCTTTCGCGCAAGCTGCTGTCGGTCCAGTTGGCCGAGGAGGCCGTGCGGTACTTCGTGGATGAGCTCTACGAGAGCTTCGGCTACGCTTTGGTGGCAGCCTATTTCCAGGAGGGTAAGGTCCTGGTGGCCCGGCACCACCGGGGCTACCCCCTGGGCTACTCCCGAATCCCTTTAGGCCAGGGCCTGACCAGCCGCTGCTTCCTCTCGGGGGAGTCCATCCTGCTCCAGGACCCCTTGCAGGACCCGGCGTTTTTGGTGGTGAGCGACCGGGTCTGCTCGGCCCTCTTTGTGCCGATCCGCTTAGGGGGCCGGGTGGTGGGCACGGTGAACGTGGAGGAGGAGCGCCGCTTGGACGAGGCCGATCTGGAGCTGGTCGAGGGGGCCACGGCGCTGCTGCAGGCCACCCTCGAGCGCATCCAGACCCACGCCACCCTAGCCCAAAGCGAGCAGCGCTTTCGCGCCCTGGTCGAGCACCTGCCGGTGGGGGTCTTTCTCTTCGAGCTGGATGCTTTGGGCATTCGCTACGCCAACCCCCGGATGGAGGAGCTTTTGGGGGGGAGGCTGGAGGGGCTCTCGCTGGAGCAGCTTTGGGTGGGGGAGAACGTGGCCCGCAACCTGGCCCGGGTCGAGGCCCTGCGCCGAGGTCTGCCTGAGCTGCCCTGGGTAGAGCAGCCCCTCCACCGGATGGACGGGAGCCTGCTGGAGGCCGAGACCACCGCCCTGGCCCTGCCCCAGGAGGGGCTGGCGCTGGCCATGGTGCAGGACATCTCCGAGCGCAAAAGGGCCCGCCAGCAGGTGGAGTACCTGGCCTACCACGACCCCCTGACCGGGCTGCTCAACCGCGCCGGCTTAGCGCAAAAAGCTGGGGCCTTCCTCCAGCCCGGCCAGCGGGCCACCCTGCTCTACCTGGACCTGAACGAGACCAAGATGGTCAACGACGCCTACGGCCACCCTGCGGGCGACCAGCTCATCCAGCAGGTGGCCGAGCGGCTCCGCCGGCTCGCGCCAGGGGGCCTGGTGGCCCGGGTGGGGGGGGACGAGTTCGTGGTGTTGCTGGGGGGCTGGCTGGAGGAGGGGGAGCTTTTGCGCCTACTTCAGGGCATCCTCGAGGCTCCTTTTTGGGTGGCGGAGCGGGTCTTGCACCTGAGCCTGGGTGCGGGCTCGGCCTACTATCCCCTGCACGGGGAAAGCCTGGCCGAGCTGATGCGGGCGGCGGATGTGGCCATGTACCAGGCCAAGCGCACGGGGCAGCTTTGGGTGGGGTATACCCCCCTGCTGGACCAGGACGCCGGGCTGCGCTTAGAAGCCCTCCAGCGGCTGCGCGCGGCCGTGGGGCAGGGGCAGATAGCCCCCCATTTCCAGCCCATAGTGTGGCTGGAGGACGGGCGCTGGTGGGGGCTCGAGGCCCTGGCCCGCTGGGAGGGGGGAGCGCCGGAGCAGTTCATCCCTTTGGCCGAGGAGGCCGGGCTCATTCAGCGCCTCGACCGGTTGATGATTCGCCAGGCCCTAGGGGCGGTTCGTGTGCCGCTGCGGCTGGCCCTCAACCTCTCGCCCAAGACCCTGCTGGACGACCGGTTTTTGCCCTGGCTGCGCCGTTTCCGTTTCAGAAGGGGCCAGCTCTGGCTCGAGGTCACCGAGCGCGTGCTTTTGGACGACCCCGAACGGGTGCGCAAGCGGCTGGCGGCCCTGCGGGCCCGGGGGGTTCGGATAGCCCTGGACGACTTCGGCAGCGGCTACTCCTCGCTTGCCTATCTGAGCGAGCTGCCCATAGACCTGATAAAAATCGACCGGCGCTTCGTCCAGCGCATCGGCGAGAGCCGCAAGGCCGAGGCCTTGCTGCACAGCGTCATTACCCTTGCCCGTAATCTGGGGCTTCTGTGCCTGGCCGAGGGCATAGAGCGCCCAGAGCAGGCGGCCTGGCTTCGGGAGGCAGGCTGCGCCTTGGGGCAGGGCTACTGGTTTGGGCGCCCGCAGCCCCCCTCAGAGCTACTGCGGACCTTCAAAACCAGCCCCTGA
- a CDS encoding PepSY domain-containing protein, producing the protein MLPVGLLLLALTQPLLPGPPGGRLGLEQALEVAQRYLEQRPEPYKAELKYKRREGWLVWEFRLGGFEVWVDAQNGRVNYLRPRPIPPHARRPHLPFQQALSLARTLVPQVEKLELKPKEGLLIWEVRGGPQEIWLDAQSGRVLRRNP; encoded by the coding sequence ATGCTCCCTGTTGGCCTCCTGCTCCTGGCGCTCACCCAGCCCCTCCTCCCCGGCCCCCCGGGGGGGAGGCTGGGCCTGGAGCAGGCCCTCGAGGTGGCCCAGCGCTACTTAGAACAGCGCCCAGAACCCTACAAGGCCGAACTCAAGTACAAAAGGAGGGAGGGCTGGCTGGTCTGGGAGTTCCGCCTGGGGGGGTTTGAGGTCTGGGTGGACGCCCAGAATGGCCGGGTCAACTACCTGCGCCCTCGCCCCATTCCCCCCCACGCCCGCCGGCCCCACCTGCCTTTCCAGCAGGCTCTAAGCCTGGCCAGAACCCTGGTGCCCCAGGTGGAGAAGCTGGAGCTTAAGCCCAAGGAGGGCCTTTTGATCTGGGAGGTCCGCGGCGGGCCCCAGGAAATCTGGCTGGATGCCCAAAGCGGCCGGGTGTTGCGAAGAAACCCCTGA
- a CDS encoding response regulator transcription factor, with product MRILLVEDNKRVAELVQEVLQAQGWATDVANLAQEGQGLLESFPYDLLVLDLGLPDGDGLALLRHLRQAGSKLPVLILTAKDAPEQRVEGLEAGADDYVVKPFHTGELVARVRALLRRAKGEASNRLKVGRLELDLELRRAWWEGKAVQLSGREYALLEFLALHPEGYYPREVLLEKCWPGEACVEPRTVDTYIRYLRRKLADEAIETVRNLGYRFLG from the coding sequence ATGAGGATTCTTCTGGTCGAAGACAACAAGCGGGTGGCAGAGCTGGTGCAGGAAGTGCTGCAGGCCCAGGGCTGGGCCACCGACGTCGCGAACCTGGCCCAGGAGGGCCAAGGGCTTTTGGAAAGCTTCCCCTACGACCTGCTGGTCTTGGACCTGGGCCTGCCCGACGGGGACGGGCTGGCGCTGCTGCGCCATCTGCGGCAGGCCGGCAGTAAGCTCCCTGTCCTTATCCTCACCGCCAAGGATGCGCCCGAGCAGCGCGTCGAGGGGCTCGAGGCCGGCGCGGACGACTACGTGGTGAAGCCCTTCCACACCGGGGAATTGGTGGCCCGGGTGCGGGCTCTGCTGCGGCGGGCCAAGGGGGAGGCCAGCAACCGCCTGAAGGTGGGACGGCTCGAGCTGGACCTGGAGCTGCGCCGAGCCTGGTGGGAGGGCAAAGCGGTGCAGCTTTCCGGGCGGGAGTACGCCCTGCTCGAGTTCCTGGCCCTTCACCCGGAGGGCTACTACCCCCGCGAGGTGCTGCTGGAAAAGTGCTGGCCAGGTGAGGCTTGCGTTGAGCCCCGCACGGTGGACACCTACATACGCTACCTCCGGCGCAAGCTGGCCGACGAGGCCATCGAGACGGTGCGGAACCTGGGGTACCGCTTTCTGGGATGA
- a CDS encoding cell wall metabolism sensor histidine kinase WalK, with amino-acid sequence MSLRLRLTLFSALLVGLVLLGAGAWLRLGLEQRLLARLDQELASALDLARPLVGRDPQDGQFRLRPDQSLEALPHLLPELTLLLVETQGTWDALGHLPPPSVLARLARPAAGYFNQDGYRLLGEPVEPGLYLLAALPLEAVTGPLASLDSLLQRLLPLSVLLALLLGYGLSAKGLAPADHLTRAALRLAEHRDWQARLPEPRSKDELWRLSRAVNHLLDALQRVIERERRFSQDASHALRTPLTILIGRLEQLPESPAVLEARRSAEELRTLVEKLLLLARAEAGGLRFEQLELDALAFEQAEAIRPLLEAKGLELVLELPSNPLYVRGDATALKAALQALLENALKFTPKGQVGVRVWAERGACLEVWDTGPGLGEAAESLLFERFYRGRHSLEGSGLGLALVAAVVRWHGGEVWARGRKGGARVGFRLPLD; translated from the coding sequence ATGAGCCTTCGGCTGCGCCTGACCCTGTTTTCGGCCCTGCTGGTGGGCCTGGTGCTCCTGGGAGCCGGAGCCTGGCTGCGGCTGGGCCTGGAACAGCGCCTGCTGGCCCGGCTGGACCAGGAACTGGCCTCGGCCCTTGACCTGGCCCGCCCGCTGGTGGGGCGGGATCCCCAGGACGGCCAGTTTCGCCTCCGCCCTGACCAAAGCCTGGAGGCGCTGCCCCACCTGCTGCCCGAACTTACCCTGTTGCTGGTGGAGACCCAGGGCACCTGGGACGCCCTGGGCCACCTGCCCCCGCCCTCGGTGCTGGCCCGGCTGGCCCGACCGGCCGCGGGGTACTTCAACCAGGACGGCTACCGCCTGCTGGGGGAGCCGGTGGAGCCCGGGCTGTACCTGCTGGCCGCCTTACCGCTGGAAGCGGTGACGGGCCCCCTGGCCTCCCTGGACAGCCTTTTGCAGCGTCTGCTGCCCCTTTCGGTGCTGCTAGCCTTGCTCTTGGGGTACGGGCTGAGCGCCAAAGGCCTGGCCCCCGCCGACCACCTGACCCGCGCCGCCCTCCGGCTGGCCGAGCACCGCGACTGGCAGGCCCGGCTGCCCGAGCCCCGCAGCAAAGATGAGCTCTGGCGTCTAAGCCGGGCGGTCAACCACCTGCTGGACGCCCTGCAAAGGGTCATCGAGCGAGAGCGGCGCTTCAGCCAGGACGCCTCCCACGCCCTCCGCACCCCTCTTACCATCCTGATAGGCCGGCTGGAGCAGCTGCCCGAAAGCCCAGCGGTCCTCGAAGCCCGCCGCAGCGCCGAGGAGCTCAGGACCCTGGTGGAAAAACTCCTCCTGCTGGCACGGGCCGAGGCCGGGGGGCTCCGCTTCGAGCAGCTGGAGCTCGACGCCCTGGCCTTCGAGCAGGCCGAGGCCATCCGCCCGCTCCTGGAAGCCAAGGGCCTGGAGCTGGTCCTGGAGCTACCTTCCAACCCCCTGTACGTCCGGGGAGACGCCACCGCCCTCAAGGCAGCCCTGCAGGCCCTGCTGGAGAACGCGCTCAAGTTTACCCCGAAGGGCCAGGTGGGGGTGCGGGTCTGGGCCGAGCGGGGGGCCTGCCTGGAGGTCTGGGACACCGGGCCCGGCCTGGGGGAGGCCGCAGAGAGCCTGCTCTTCGAGCGGTTCTACCGGGGGCGCCACAGCCTGGAGGGCAGCGGGCTCGGTTTGGCCCTGGTGGCAGCGGTGGTGCGCTGGCACGGGGGGGAGGTCTGGGCCCGGGGAAGGAAGGGGGGAGCCCGGGTGGGGTTCCGCCTGCCGCTAGACTAG
- a CDS encoding NAD(P)/FAD-dependent oxidoreductase has protein sequence MPDYDVAVVGAGHNALVAAAYLARAGYKVGVFERREVAGGAVSTVDYAGFRFDLGGSAHILIRLTPIPEELELYRYGLVYLELDPLFHCSNGEESWFIWRDPERTIAELEGRYPGEGEAYRRFLADWLPFAQAVKEVFLSSPGPLELGRKFLLGQGFMRDWRRRLAQILRPYGEVARAYFREERVRAPLVWMAAQSGPPPTEPLSAPFLLWHPLYHVGGIARPRGGSGGLTAALVRAIEARGGEVHLGRPVAQVVLEGARAVGLRLEGGEGVSARAVLAGAHILKTLELLPSSRVPEEARGLRVGNGFGMVLRLGLSEPLRYPAHPGPEARVGLGLFITGEEQLSRAYGEYLAGEPTRDPPLIAMSFSAVDESLAPPGGETLWLWAQYYPYRLARGSWEERAEEAREAILRSFERYDPEIRQKIVAELVQTPLWLEQTFAMPMGNVMHLEMGPDQMFLLRPWLGAHGYRFPGIRGLYLTGASTHPGGGIMGASGRNAARALLADLSRRRL, from the coding sequence ATGCCAGACTACGACGTGGCGGTGGTCGGGGCGGGGCACAACGCCTTGGTGGCGGCCGCTTACCTGGCCCGGGCGGGCTACAAGGTAGGGGTGTTTGAGCGGCGGGAGGTGGCAGGGGGCGCGGTCTCCACGGTGGACTACGCCGGGTTTCGCTTTGACCTAGGCGGCAGCGCCCACATCCTGATCCGCCTCACCCCGATCCCAGAGGAGCTGGAGCTTTACCGCTATGGGCTGGTGTACCTCGAGCTCGACCCCCTCTTCCACTGCTCGAATGGGGAGGAGAGCTGGTTCATCTGGCGCGACCCCGAGCGCACCATAGCCGAGCTGGAGGGGCGTTACCCTGGGGAGGGGGAGGCCTACCGGCGTTTTCTGGCCGACTGGCTGCCCTTTGCCCAGGCGGTGAAGGAGGTGTTCCTGAGCAGCCCGGGCCCGCTCGAGCTGGGGCGAAAGTTCCTCCTGGGCCAGGGCTTCATGCGCGACTGGCGGCGGCGGCTTGCCCAGATTCTGCGCCCTTATGGCGAGGTGGCGCGGGCCTACTTCCGCGAGGAGCGGGTGCGGGCCCCTTTGGTCTGGATGGCCGCGCAGTCCGGTCCACCCCCCACCGAGCCCCTCTCGGCCCCCTTCCTGCTCTGGCACCCCCTCTACCATGTGGGGGGCATCGCCCGCCCGCGGGGCGGTTCGGGGGGGCTGACCGCAGCCCTGGTGCGGGCCATCGAGGCCCGGGGAGGGGAGGTGCACCTGGGGCGTCCAGTGGCCCAGGTAGTGCTGGAGGGGGCCCGGGCGGTGGGGCTGCGCCTGGAAGGCGGGGAAGGGGTGAGCGCGCGGGCGGTGCTGGCCGGGGCCCACATCCTGAAGACCCTGGAGCTGCTGCCCTCCAGTCGGGTGCCGGAGGAGGCCCGGGGCCTGCGGGTGGGGAACGGGTTCGGTATGGTGCTGCGGCTGGGGCTTTCAGAGCCGTTGCGCTACCCCGCCCATCCGGGCCCGGAGGCCCGGGTGGGGCTGGGTCTGTTCATCACCGGGGAGGAGCAGCTCAGCCGGGCCTACGGCGAGTACCTGGCAGGGGAGCCCACGCGCGACCCTCCTCTTATCGCCATGAGCTTCAGCGCGGTGGATGAGAGCCTGGCTCCCCCGGGGGGGGAGACGCTTTGGCTCTGGGCCCAGTACTACCCCTATCGGCTGGCCCGGGGGAGCTGGGAGGAGCGGGCAGAGGAGGCCCGCGAGGCCATCCTGCGCAGCTTTGAGCGCTACGACCCCGAGATTCGTCAAAAGATTGTGGCCGAGCTGGTGCAGACCCCGCTTTGGCTCGAGCAGACCTTTGCCATGCCCATGGGCAACGTGATGCACCTGGAGATGGGCCCCGACCAGATGTTCCTATTGCGGCCCTGGCTGGGGGCGCACGGCTACCGTTTTCCCGGCATCCGGGGGCTTTACCTGACCGGGGCCAGCACCCACCCGGGCGGGGGCATCATGGGCGCCAGCGGGCGAAATGCAGCGCGGGCGCTGCTGGCCGACCTGAGCCGCCGCAGGCTCTAG
- a CDS encoding phytoene/squalene synthase family protein produces MKPNWQAVSAVIRRHSATFYYGSLLFRGEARRGAWAVYAACRVGDDAVDESPYPEAELAAWWAGIERAYAGTPWKDWEVALAWALERWPIPKQAFADMREGFQTDLGLVRLETLAELYTYCYRVAGTVGLMIAPIGGAGPEGREAAVRLGQAMQLTNCLRDVGEDLGRGRVYLPAELMRKHGVALEELYQGRVTPRYVRLMRELAEEARRLYREGLAGLEYLRNGRGAVALAALQYQGILDKLELLGWDNLSRRASLSPYERALLLPKALWLRGG; encoded by the coding sequence ATGAAACCCAACTGGCAGGCGGTATCGGCGGTCATCCGCCGCCACTCAGCGACCTTTTACTACGGCAGCCTGCTCTTTCGGGGCGAGGCCCGCAGGGGGGCCTGGGCGGTGTACGCCGCCTGCCGGGTTGGGGACGACGCGGTGGACGAGTCCCCCTACCCTGAGGCGGAGCTGGCCGCCTGGTGGGCGGGCATTGAGCGCGCTTACGCCGGGACCCCGTGGAAGGACTGGGAGGTAGCCTTGGCCTGGGCTTTGGAGCGCTGGCCCATTCCCAAGCAAGCTTTCGCCGATATGCGGGAGGGTTTCCAGACCGACCTGGGGCTGGTGCGGCTGGAGACTTTGGCTGAGCTTTACACCTACTGCTACCGGGTGGCCGGCACGGTGGGGCTGATGATAGCCCCTATTGGGGGGGCTGGCCCGGAGGGTCGGGAGGCGGCGGTTCGGCTGGGCCAGGCCATGCAGCTCACCAACTGCCTGCGCGATGTGGGAGAGGATTTGGGGCGGGGCCGGGTTTATCTGCCGGCCGAGCTCATGCGCAAGCACGGGGTGGCCTTAGAGGAGCTTTACCAGGGTCGGGTCACCCCCCGCTATGTCCGGCTGATGCGCGAGCTGGCCGAGGAGGCCCGGCGGCTTTACCGGGAGGGTTTGGCGGGGCTGGAGTATTTGCGCAACGGGCGGGGGGCGGTGGCCCTGGCGGCCTTGCAGTACCAGGGGATTCTGGACAAGCTCGAGCTTCTGGGCTGGGACAACCTCTCGCGCCGGGCCTCGCTTTCCCCCTACGAGCGGGCCCTACTTCTGCCCAAGGCCCTGTGGCTCCGGGGGGGCTAG
- a CDS encoding class I SAM-dependent methyltransferase, whose amino-acid sequence MVPGCSRSLAAWVNRSSLTAWGYELWRVRALSLLSGRPFPLEEELALMRQAVAPVEGGLFLDLGCATGLYARALLAAGAARVYALDCSPAMLRVAHHKARSYAGFVPLLACAEAIPLPDEALDGVVVGGSWNEFEEPGKVVQEMYRVLRPGGRLWVMFAHRSEGPLQRFLERTGLRFPTLSGLLEQLGEGGFRVEGRRERLVGFVAGTKVT is encoded by the coding sequence ATGGTTCCAGGGTGCTCGCGCTCGCTGGCCGCCTGGGTCAACCGCAGCTCCCTGACCGCCTGGGGGTACGAGCTCTGGCGGGTGCGGGCGCTCAGCCTGCTCTCGGGCCGCCCTTTTCCTCTGGAGGAGGAGCTGGCGCTGATGCGCCAGGCCGTGGCCCCGGTGGAGGGAGGGCTTTTCCTCGACCTGGGCTGCGCCACCGGCCTCTACGCGCGGGCCTTGCTGGCAGCGGGGGCGGCCCGGGTGTACGCCCTGGACTGCTCGCCGGCCATGCTTCGGGTGGCCCACCACAAGGCCCGCTCCTACGCTGGCTTTGTGCCCCTGCTGGCCTGCGCGGAGGCCATCCCCCTGCCCGACGAGGCCCTGGACGGGGTGGTGGTGGGGGGAAGCTGGAACGAGTTTGAGGAGCCCGGCAAGGTTGTGCAGGAGATGTACAGGGTGCTACGGCCTGGAGGGCGGCTTTGGGTGATGTTCGCCCACCGGAGCGAGGGCCCCTTGCAGCGGTTTTTGGAGCGAACCGGGCTGCGCTTTCCCACCCTCTCCGGGCTGCTCGAGCAGCTAGGGGAGGGGGGCTTCAGGGTGGAGGGAAGGCGGGAGAGGCTGGTGGGGTTTGTGGCAGGGACAAAAGTCACTTGA
- a CDS encoding MerR family transcriptional regulator, which translates to MRKELGVYSIAEVEERTGLSAALLRQWERRYGFPKPERSPGGHRLYSETDLEALRQIKEWIAEGITPAQAVRRYLESLVQEGPRPPERLSLELEEALLRADTEGAERVLSEAYRLHPLEVVILEVISPCLKRIGDGWHAGRVSTAQEHFASTYLRGALQGLFNLMGGSLGPVVVVSTLPGEPHELGGLIAALLLRRAGYTVHYLGPNTPLSDLRSFAERTGARAIVLSAAQSVYLESLPPKALQGLAPLVVVGGPAAAQHPHLVERLGARYLGNNPRELAERLAATLREEGLW; encoded by the coding sequence ATGCGCAAGGAGCTAGGGGTCTACAGCATCGCTGAGGTGGAGGAGCGCACAGGGCTTTCTGCTGCCCTTTTGCGCCAGTGGGAGCGGCGCTACGGCTTCCCCAAGCCCGAGCGCTCGCCCGGTGGACACCGCCTCTACAGCGAGACCGACCTCGAGGCCCTGCGCCAGATCAAGGAGTGGATCGCCGAGGGCATCACCCCGGCCCAGGCCGTGCGGCGTTACCTGGAGAGCCTGGTGCAGGAGGGCCCCCGCCCCCCTGAGCGGCTTTCCCTGGAGTTGGAGGAGGCCTTGCTGCGGGCCGATACCGAAGGCGCCGAGCGGGTCCTCTCCGAGGCCTACCGGCTGCATCCTCTGGAGGTGGTGATCCTCGAGGTCATCTCCCCCTGCCTCAAGCGAATCGGGGACGGCTGGCACGCTGGGCGGGTCAGCACCGCCCAGGAGCACTTCGCCAGCACCTACCTGCGCGGCGCTCTGCAGGGGCTGTTCAACCTGATGGGGGGCTCTTTGGGGCCGGTGGTGGTGGTCTCCACCCTGCCGGGCGAGCCGCACGAGCTGGGGGGATTGATCGCTGCGCTGCTGCTGCGCCGGGCCGGCTACACTGTGCACTACCTGGGCCCCAACACCCCTCTTTCCGACCTGCGCTCCTTCGCCGAGCGCACGGGGGCCCGGGCCATCGTGCTCTCCGCGGCGCAATCGGTGTACCTGGAATCCCTGCCCCCCAAGGCCCTGCAGGGCCTGGCCCCGCTGGTGGTGGTTGGGGGGCCGGCCGCCGCCCAGCACCCCCACCTGGTGGAGCGGCTGGGGGCTCGCTACCTGGGCAACAACCCCCGGGAGCTGGCTGAGCGGCTGGCCGCGACGCTTAGGGAGGAGGGGCTATGGTGA